A window of Salvia splendens isolate huo1 chromosome 8, SspV2, whole genome shotgun sequence genomic DNA:
GTTGTTTGCGTCTCTAGGAAGTTAGCAACTACTCTACTGTGATTATGTTCATCTGAACAAGCGGCActggtttttattttaatctatgTTTTTGCCCAATTAAATGTTCTGTTATTTCCTAATATTAGTGATTAATGGAAAGTGGGATATGTTAATGTTCAATCAATGGTCATGTAGAATGGGGGAGTGAAAGCAAGAGATAGGTAAATTTCACAGCCGTGCAACATAAGCTTGGTATACTTGTTCTATAGTGACGTTGTGTTGGAAAATCTAGAAATGTGATTTCTTAATTCATCCTAATGATTTTATCTTTGTGACATCTAATACACAATTTTTTCATCTCTACACGTGCAAGGACTTGTGTGAACGAGATGGAAGTGCATATCTCATATGATCTAAGTTTTCACTATTTTTGTCTTATGCATTGAGCTGCAGTTGAAAAAGTGTGGATTGGGGCAGTAATGATTTTGGGAAGTTAACGTAGTTTCTGTTTCTTTCCCATTCAGTCAGTGTGAGAATAGTGCCTCGTATAGGTATGTTCTCAGAACGTCATGCTGTGCTAGTGATGTATATGGTGCTGGGTTTTTGGCCAGCCACTTTTATCAGTTCATATCTTTTAAGTGGAAGGGTTAGATGGCATCCATTCTAAGTCTCCGTGTGTTCTTTTCAAGTATTATGAGGAATTTCACCAAGGAGTGACTAACAGCTTGCTGTCCCAATTTTTCCCCCAGAATTATGTACCTCCAGAGATAGGTTATAAGTTATAACTAATAACCTTCAAACTATACCACGCATatgattgatgaaataaagtaaatcaTTAAGTTATTCAATTGAACGTTAAGTTAGTTACTAGATGGCCACTGTTGTAAGCTTTTGTTTGATCAGTGGTGACATTCTATATTTCATATGTATGAATTCATGCAGTTCTACGAGGATAATAAAAATCTATAGTTGTCTATGAAGGCACCCAAGTCATGGAGGTGGCAGACGAAGACATAACATTTCTTATTTGACCAGGTATTAGTCATGTTTTCTAACTTTTGAGCCAAAGCATCCgcatgaaatttatttttattttatttctttagcATACAAAATTGCTCTCCAATTCGGAGTCAGATCAACAGCATTTTTAAAGCTAAAAAGGCTTGACTTTCAGGTATAACTGCAGAGAGTACTTGGAGTGAAGATGAAACAACTCCCATTCATGGGAGTTGTCTGTACAGTGATGTTGTTTATTATATACAGGACAACAATTTTTCAGTATCAACAAGCAGAGGTATGTTAAGAGAGATGCTGAAGAGTTTGATTGCATTCATACTTTACTAACCTTGATATATTGGATTTCAAGGAGATTTTGGATATGCCTTTTTCTACTGCCATGATGATTGATTACTAATTTCTCTCGAAGTACTTGTCCATGACAAATTTTTCCACTTATTTTCCTTCATGTGCATCAGATGGAACAAAAACTGGATTCTTTTTATACGTTGAAGGTATCCTTCTAGTAAACAACCTTGTTTGTCAATTACTTCTCCACATAGTATAGCCATTTAATAGGTATTTCTATTTGCTTAAGGTTATTAATGGTTTGGTCTAGGACTCAGGTGTGGATACCATGGAGAAGTTGCCTCGTGGTATCATTGAAGCAAAGTCAGACCTGGAGTTAAAGCCTCTATGGACAAGCAGCAGTGCCAATTCAAAGGTCAATTTAACATTTATTTAGAGCCAGTACGCCCTGTGGCCATTTTTCATGTTCATCAGAGTTAGCTCATTATTAGTGATTTATGGTTTTTGTTTGTACATTACTATACACACTTATACCCACTGGCTTCGAATGGATTATGATGACTCTGCATCAAAAAACTTAAACACCAATTCCTATGTCTTCCACTGAATTTTCAGGACCGTGCTCAGCGCTCTGTTAATTTGCTAGCGATGCCTGTTGGAATCAAGCAGAAGAAAAATGTTAATACTGTTGTGCGAAAGGTACAACTTCTATTGATATCAACATTTGACGATCTATCTTAGTAAGTACTCATATTCACTGATGAACTCTCTTGATTTCAGTTTCTTTCAGAAAATTTCACAATTGTGTTGTTTCACTATGATGGAAACTTGGATGGATGGTGGGACCTACGTTGGAGCAAGCAAGCTACACATATAGTTGCTCTCAACCAAACAAAATGGTAAGCCATCAGTCCGTCCTTTCTTGCCCATGTGCCGAATTtaaaaatttcacaaaaataGGCTATGCGAATATTCAACCATCTATCAACAAACGTCTACCGAAATTTGGAGACAACAAATATCAACAGAGAGACAATTTAGTACGGTTCAAGCATGATTTTGGGTTACTCTAGCTGTAGTTAAAAGCTATGACAGATGTCACATTCAGTGTAAATGAGGTGTTGAGTGTTTGACATGGTGGATTCCTTTCTatatttcttttccttttggTTTGATGGATGTAAAAGGAAAAAGAGTAATGCAATGGGACTCACCTTATGCTAGTTAGGACTATGACTATCCCAGTTTGGTTTGCAATATGAGATGTTCAACTACTCTATAGCTTACTTATTTCCTTTCACATTCAGGTGGTTTGCCAAACGCTTTTTACATCCAGCTATTGTGTCCATCTATGATTACATATTCCTGTGGGATGAAGATTTGGGGGTTAAGAATTTTCACCCTGGAAGGTACTGTTTCAATACTATAAAGCTGTATCtatttgatagttttttttttgtatccTAATATATTTGTTTAACCAATACTCGTATGTATATTTGGATATTCCCTGATATTTGTTGATATATTACTGAATTTTTGGGCGGAATTTATGGGCTAGTCATGTTGATGACCCAGGAAAaacagttttttattttttttgcaaaatatTGTGGAAGTTGCCCAATAAAGAAACATCGTTAAGTGATAGGATTTGAACCCTGAACTCACCTCTGGGAGAAGACATGCATGACAGAAAATGCAATTTGGTTCTCAAAATACCTTATACTAAGTCATTCTCCTCTAAACAGGTATCTGGACATTGTAAAATCAGAAGGACTTGAAATATCTCAGCCAGCTTTGGACCCAAATTCTACTGGCATACATCATCGGATCACTATAAGAAACCGAATGAGTACATTTCATAGGTATAGTTATTGAAATGTCTATGTAATTTGACTCTGTATTCCCTGTATGGTGCTAATGCATTATAATTTAAGCAGAAGAGTCTATGATGCCAGAGGTAGTATTAAGTGCTCAGATGATAGTGAAGGGCCTCCATGCAGTGGGTAAATTTCGTCACTCTCTAATTTATTGTTTTACTCCGTATCTTTTATTTTGATATGCAGTTGGTTTCTCAAGCAGCTTGTTCCTACTGTTGTCTGCCCACATCCTAAGTTTTCTTTATGTCTTGATGAACATTCCACCCACCAAGAATTTTGGTACAATCTATTCATAACATAGTAATCACTTTTGCATAAGCAGTTTTGTAGAAGGCATGGCTCCTGTGTTTTCGAGATCAGCATGGCATTGTGCCTGGCACTTGATACAGGTACCTATTATGTGTTTTTCGTAAAATTTCATTTCCTCGAGTTACTACTTACTcactaaatttgaaatttataaagTCAAATATTTTCTGAACCATGTAGATGTACGTATTAAACTATAGCAAATTTATGTAGCACACTGCACACATGGTTTGAAGTTGTCAGTATACTGATCCTTAGTTCCTCACTTTGTGACTGCACCAAATCTGGAAAAAGTTTGATATTGCAATCTCATTGACGTCGGTCATGCTAcgctttttttcatttcagaaTGATCTTGTTCATGGATGGGGAATGGACATTAAACTTGGCTATTGTGCACAGGTAATACTAGTTCTATTTCTGTATTGTCAAAGAAGATAAAAAAGAAGCTAATATACTAGAGTCCATTCTGAGAGTTGGTTAGTCTATGgtcttatcttttttttttatgaataaatgaattaaataaaaccaAACCAAATGTTAACATCATACACTCGGGCATACCCGAGGAAAGTACAAGTGAAAGCCACAAGTCGGCTAGTACAAAATAACATGGTAAAAACCAAGAAGCAAAAGGGAATGGGCAGGGCCCCCACAAGATCGTACACAGttcaaatcacccatcgaaACCCAGAGTGGGCGGGCCTCGTTAAAACCCCTTGGGGATAAAACCCCATGGGATAAAATTCCCCAAGGGGAAAAAGAGTACCCTGATGAGTAACTCATAATGGTCTTATCTGCTAAGCTGCTAGGTGCTTTATTTGTCTACATTTTGTTGATGCTGCTATTGGAGTTTTATGTCTTGCACTCTGCAGTGATGTTTAGACCCCCATTTAGATAACAAGAAAATTAAAAACTGTAGGAGTATAAAAATTGGTACAAGGCTTTTGCTTACGTATTAATGGTTTGTCGTCTTGTATACATTTACACCTTTCTAGGGGGATCGCACGAAAAAGATAGGAGTTGTTGACAGTGAATATGTAGTTCATCAGAGCATACAAACATTGGGTGGTGCATCTGCTAAAAAGGTGATTTACTTTTCTCTTGGATCACTTCAGTATATGCTAGATTTCCTTTTTCCTTATGTGTTGATTTCCTCTGCACTTCTTCTAGTACTACAGTATATGAAGTATGCCGATATGATAACATCTAAATAGCATATTTTCAATTCAAATAATACAATGATATTCTTTATCCACTATGTAGGCTGTGAATTCTGAAGTGACTACAAAGGTACACCTCCATTGTTTAAGTTCATCTTTTCTATCCTCTTCTCCTACAACATCTATTTGTTATACCAGTTTATAAACTAATGGCAACTTCTATCCCTGCTTTTCTTTCGATCATTCCATCTCGCAGAAGCATGGTGTTGATGTTAGATTAGAGGTGAGCTCCCATATTCGAACTAGTATTTCGTTTGTAACTGCCTCCATTACTGTATGCGTGATCTTGGAAATATGGTGATTCAGATACGGAAGCAATCTTCGATGGAGCTTCAAAAATTCAAGGAACGATGGGACCGAGCTGTTAGGGAAGACAGAAACTGGGTCGACCCGTTTTCCTCAGCCCAAAGACGCAGATTTTGGGGCTATTACAGACGTGCCAAAGTTTAAATAGCCAAAATTTAATCTCTGCAATTTTAGTAAGTTAGCGTATCAAACctataatgtttatattttggTTCCTTTTCTTTTATCCAGTCAAGATTGGGTCTATACCTGCAGCTGATCATATGAAAATGGAAAGATATATTGATGAAAATACagaagaaggaaaaaaagtGATTTGCAATTTAATTGGTTTTGTAGTTATGTTTATGTAGGGATACCAAGAAAAATTAGCTGGACTTGTTTTCATTTGTTAGAAGTAATTATCAAATAGGCACACTGCCGAAAGCCAAAAACTTTGGCTAATTATCATttgattgattttattttattttattttcaaacaaCAGTCACGCTACTTTGATACAACCGACACCTAAAAGTAGGTTATAGATGTCtcatcttctttttttatttgtgttaattttatcattaaccTTTTGATTGTTGAGACTGCCACCTTTATCTCTTTATATTATTGTGTTGTGGTGAATTCGGAAACAATAAATCTAATCCTCGTATCGTTAATAATTAAGAGATGCCATGCCAAGGTCGGTCTCAATCTTTTGCATTTTGGCTCCTCTCCtgcattttttatgtttataatATTATGTTTGAACTTCACAAATGATTGGGGTTTGGtattctttaaatcaagaaaagtGCAAATGTGTGAAACCTTCTACATTAAATGTGAATTTAAATTATATGGTTTCGAAGTTAGTTAATCCAAATATACTTGGGGTGTTTTaagatttatataaaattatggcagtctatttaatcaaattaaattctATCCTGTTTTATTATGAAAACAAACTAGCTATAACGTGGATAAGTATAGGTTCGTGCCTTTAATTACCAATGTTAAATTACTTAAGAAAATGGTAAAATCAATGATTTGCAAGCAAAAtctcaaataaaattatactcacATGAACATTCAAAGTTTCAATAGGGATTAAAAGTACGAACACCTAATCCAAAGGGGCCAAGTCTTATTTTAGTGGGTTGCCCAATCCTAAGAGattattatagtactattattttgttgTTAATTAAAGAGAGCCCGCAAGCACCGTTGATGTGCACCTACTATTTTAATAACAATACCCCAAAAATTTATACAAACCGTATAACAACAAATCATACTAATACTATCTAAACTATTTTATTGAGAGGAATCATAATATACAAGAAAGTGTTGCGACATCCTATCAATGTGGTCTATTACTTGCGGTATTAATTTTTAGATACAAGAAAGTGCTGTGACATCCTATCAATGTATGTGTATATACTCTTTGCTTATTTTAGTTATATTAAGCCTTTTCCCACCCATTAATAAATTCGATTTCTTTGACTAAAAAAATATGTGTtcataatagtactactattcaaAATTTGAACTTATGACTTTAATGCTAAACACGGTTTCAAGTTTCAACCCCATTTCCTTGCGATTTGGCACATATCCAACTCAATAAAGTAAAATTTTCAacttaaaaatgaaagaaataacCAAAAAAACTACTAGAACATGTATTTTTTCTAGTTAGGGTggctattataaaattaattttattatcaaaGGAAAGTTCGTCTCTTTCAAAGCTGACTATCGACAAGTCTACAACACATTTCGGCTCTCTCTCCTTCTAAACGAACGTTCTCTTCTCTTGTTACAGTCTCGTTTTGCAATTGAATCCAAATTGTCTGAAATTCTTCTCCTGCAAC
This region includes:
- the LOC121743005 gene encoding uncharacterized protein LOC121743005 isoform X1 encodes the protein MKQLPFMGVVCTVMLFIIYRTTIFQYQQAEMEQKLDSFYTLKDSGVDTMEKLPRGIIEAKSDLELKPLWTSSSANSKDRAQRSVNLLAMPVGIKQKKNVNTVVRKFLSENFTIVLFHYDGNLDGWWDLRWSKQATHIVALNQTKWWFAKRFLHPAIVSIYDYIFLWDEDLGVKNFHPGRYLDIVKSEGLEISQPALDPNSTGIHHRITIRNRMSTFHRRVYDARGSIKCSDDSEGPPCSGFVEGMAPVFSRSAWHCAWHLIQNDLVHGWGMDIKLGYCAQGDRTKKIGVVDSEYVVHQSIQTLGGASAKKAVNSEVTTKKHGVDVRLEIRKQSSMELQKFKERWDRAVREDRNWVDPFSSAQRRRFWGYYRRAKV
- the LOC121743005 gene encoding uncharacterized protein LOC121743005 isoform X2 yields the protein MTNFSTYFPSCASDGTKTGFFLYVEGVDTMEKLPRGIIEAKSDLELKPLWTSSSANSKDRAQRSVNLLAMPVGIKQKKNVNTVVRKFLSENFTIVLFHYDGNLDGWWDLRWSKQATHIVALNQTKWWFAKRFLHPAIVSIYDYIFLWDEDLGVKNFHPGRYLDIVKSEGLEISQPALDPNSTGIHHRITIRNRMSTFHRRVYDARGSIKCSDDSEGPPCSGFVEGMAPVFSRSAWHCAWHLIQNDLVHGWGMDIKLGYCAQGDRTKKIGVVDSEYVVHQSIQTLGGASAKKAVNSEVTTKKHGVDVRLEIRKQSSMELQKFKERWDRAVREDRNWVDPFSSAQRRRFWGYYRRAKV
- the LOC121743005 gene encoding uncharacterized protein LOC121743005 isoform X3, which produces MEQKLDSFYTLKDSGVDTMEKLPRGIIEAKSDLELKPLWTSSSANSKDRAQRSVNLLAMPVGIKQKKNVNTVVRKFLSENFTIVLFHYDGNLDGWWDLRWSKQATHIVALNQTKWWFAKRFLHPAIVSIYDYIFLWDEDLGVKNFHPGRYLDIVKSEGLEISQPALDPNSTGIHHRITIRNRMSTFHRRVYDARGSIKCSDDSEGPPCSGFVEGMAPVFSRSAWHCAWHLIQNDLVHGWGMDIKLGYCAQGDRTKKIGVVDSEYVVHQSIQTLGGASAKKAVNSEVTTKKHGVDVRLEIRKQSSMELQKFKERWDRAVREDRNWVDPFSSAQRRRFWGYYRRAKV
- the LOC121743005 gene encoding uncharacterized protein LOC121743005 isoform X4; protein product: MEKLPRGIIEAKSDLELKPLWTSSSANSKDRAQRSVNLLAMPVGIKQKKNVNTVVRKFLSENFTIVLFHYDGNLDGWWDLRWSKQATHIVALNQTKWWFAKRFLHPAIVSIYDYIFLWDEDLGVKNFHPGRYLDIVKSEGLEISQPALDPNSTGIHHRITIRNRMSTFHRRVYDARGSIKCSDDSEGPPCSGFVEGMAPVFSRSAWHCAWHLIQNDLVHGWGMDIKLGYCAQGDRTKKIGVVDSEYVVHQSIQTLGGASAKKAVNSEVTTKKHGVDVRLEIRKQSSMELQKFKERWDRAVREDRNWVDPFSSAQRRRFWGYYRRAKV